In the Anaerolineae bacterium genome, one interval contains:
- the leuD gene encoding 3-isopropylmalate dehydratase small subunit, protein MEKFTKLTATMIVIPTENIDTDQIIPARFLKVTDKQGLGDALFFDWRYHADGSPRADFILNTDHGRQAKILVAGDNFGCGSSREHAPWAIMGYGFRAVISTSFADIFRNNSLKLGLLPVIVDDETHWQLKSLIEEEPNTTVSIDLERQKLILPDGRQVEFPIDPFSKTCILNGLDQLGYLQGHAPSIAAYETTHPERVNTLK, encoded by the coding sequence ATGGAAAAATTCACTAAACTCACCGCCACTATGATCGTCATCCCCACCGAAAACATTGATACCGACCAAATTATCCCGGCCCGCTTTTTGAAGGTGACGGATAAACAGGGCCTGGGCGACGCTCTGTTTTTTGACTGGCGCTACCACGCCGATGGTTCGCCCAGAGCGGATTTTATCTTAAACACCGACCACGGCCGCCAGGCCAAAATTTTGGTGGCGGGCGATAATTTTGGTTGTGGCTCCAGCCGAGAACACGCGCCCTGGGCCATTATGGGCTACGGCTTTCGGGCGGTGATTTCAACCAGTTTTGCCGACATCTTCCGCAACAACTCCCTTAAGTTGGGGCTGCTGCCGGTGATAGTGGATGATGAAACTCACTGGCAGTTAAAAAGCCTGATAGAAGAAGAACCCAACACTACCGTATCTATTGATCTGGAACGGCAAAAACTAATCTTACCCGATGGCCGCCAGGTGGAATTTCCCATTGATCCCTTTAGCAAAACCTGCATTCTCAACGGCCTTGACCAACTTGGTTATTTACAAGGCCACGCCCCAAGCATTGCCGCCTACGAAACAACCCACCCGGAGCGGGTCAATACGCTAAAATGA